A window of Thiocapsa bogorovii genomic DNA:
CGACCGGGCTTGCCGTCGAAGACACCGCTACCGACAAAGGTCCAGGCGTTACGACGAATCGCCGAAATCAGTACGCGGCTCGCGAGACGAGCCGGAAGGATGACGAGGAGGCGCTGGACCGGACGAGGGATGCGGTTTGCGAGCAGATAATCGCCCGTACGCAATCCAGCATCGTGGGAAACGGAACGCGCTTCAGCGAGACCCAAGTGCTCGCGCAGCGCGGCCTGGAGCCGAGTGACCTCGAACTCGTCGACCATCTCGGACGGGGGTGTCTTCAGATAGTGCTCGAGGCCGGCGGCTCGGAATACCTGAGCGACGACATCTGGTCCGCGCGCCTCATCCAACGCCTCGGCGACGCGGATGACGGCGTTGGGTCCCACCCGCGCGGTCGCACCAAGATCGGCGGGCGCGTTCAAGGCCCTGCCGTCGCGCGCCACTGGGTGCTTCCCCAGTCAACGGACGCGTCCTGCTCGACACAGAGCCCATGCAGGAGATAACGTCCCTCTTCGGTGACCCGGATCCCATCGTCCGTCACCTCAAGCAGGCCACGTCCGCCGTCGCGGCAAAGGCTTTCGTACTCGCGCTCCAAGCCGTGCGCAGATGACGCGGGTAGCTCAAGGTTGCACATGAGATAAAGGATGGCCTCCCGACGGCGCCGATCCTGATCACTCAGCCGCCGGCCCCAGGACACGGGAAGCAGACCGGACGACACGCAACGCTGCCAGGTTTTGAGGTCCGGCGCGTTTTGAACCAAAGCGCCACCGACCTCCCCGATCCCGCTCGGACCGAAGGCGAGCACCTGCTTGGCCGGCATCGGGGTGTAGCCGATTGCGTTGCGATAGAGTCGGCGCTCGTCTTGGGCGCTGGTGAGCTCGTCCGCCTCGCGCGCGAAGACATCCAGACCGACCCAGCGATAACCTGCTGCCGAAAAGCACTCGACGGCCTGATGGAACAGGGCCAGCTTTTCGGCCACCGACGGAAGGTGGTCCGCGCTGATGGCATGTTGATGAGGCCTGCTGACGGGATCGTGCGCGTAGCTGAAACAGGCGACCCGATCCGGCCCGAGCGCGACGATCTGGTCGAGCGTCTGCTGAAACCCCTCCGGCGTCTGGAAGGGCAAACCGTAAATCAGATCGAGATTGATGCTCTCGAACCCGGTGTCCCGCGCGGTCAGAAAGACGTCGCGCACCATATCGAGTGACTGGACGCGACCGATGGCCCGCTGTACGTCTGAGTTGAGGTCTTGCACACCGAAACTGATGCGCTTGAATCCGAGCCCGTAGAGGAGGTCGAGCTGGCCAGCCGAGGTGCGTCGCGGATTACATTCGATCGACGTACAGGCTCGATCCGAAATCCGGAAATAGCGCTCGACGATTTCCATCAGCCGAGCCAGTTGGGGTTCGTTGAGATGGTTCGGGGTGCCGCCTCCGACGTGAAGCTGATCGGTGACCCGACCGCGGCCGATGATGTCGGCAACCAGCCCCATCTCCCGGTCGAGAGTATCGAGGTACTGATCGACCTTCTCCTCGCTGTGCGTGATGGTTGTATTGCACGCACAGTAGAGACAGCGCACGTGACAGAAAGGGACGTGCACGTACACGGAGACATGCTCGTCGGGGCTGTTGCGCAGCCCCATGAGCGCTTCTTTGTAGTTCGAATCCGAGAAGGTCGCGTCGCCGCCCATTTGCGATGTCGCCAAGGCGCACCCGGGCGGCAAATGTCCGAACCGCTCGAGGAGCTCGAGCGGCAGACTTGAGGGGAGTGGAGGCGCCATGTCTTGCACCCGGTTAGTCAGGTTGGACTGCCGTCATCTTGGGCTTGGAGGCTGCGGCTTTGACCGGCAGATCCGATTCGGAAACCTGCAGATCGTCCGGAGCTCCGCAAGCCACGATCTTGACGGGCGTCCCTTTGAAATTCATGTCCGCCGACAGCTCCGGACGATCCCGCTTCAACTGCGCGATCTCGTCTGCAG
This region includes:
- the bchJ gene encoding bacteriochlorophyll 4-vinyl reductase produces the protein MNAPADLGATARVGPNAVIRVAEALDEARGPDVVAQVFRAAGLEHYLKTPPSEMVDEFEVTRLQAALREHLGLAEARSVSHDAGLRTGDYLLANRIPRPVQRLLVILPARLASRVLISAIRRNAWTFVGSGVFDGKPGRPTRLTVTDGPICRGASANEPLCDFYAGSFERLFSRLVHPNARVTEVACQANGDESCVFEVRW
- the hemN gene encoding oxygen-independent coproporphyrinogen III oxidase codes for the protein MAPPLPSSLPLELLERFGHLPPGCALATSQMGGDATFSDSNYKEALMGLRNSPDEHVSVYVHVPFCHVRCLYCACNTTITHSEEKVDQYLDTLDREMGLVADIIGRGRVTDQLHVGGGTPNHLNEPQLARLMEIVERYFRISDRACTSIECNPRRTSAGQLDLLYGLGFKRISFGVQDLNSDVQRAIGRVQSLDMVRDVFLTARDTGFESINLDLIYGLPFQTPEGFQQTLDQIVALGPDRVACFSYAHDPVSRPHQHAISADHLPSVAEKLALFHQAVECFSAAGYRWVGLDVFAREADELTSAQDERRLYRNAIGYTPMPAKQVLAFGPSGIGEVGGALVQNAPDLKTWQRCVSSGLLPVSWGRRLSDQDRRRREAILYLMCNLELPASSAHGLEREYESLCRDGGRGLLEVTDDGIRVTEEGRYLLHGLCVEQDASVDWGSTQWRATAGP